The DNA region GTTAAAGTTCAATAGGttcttatttgttaattttttttatcactaaATTGATTGTGAAATTAGGTTCAAATTCCAAATTCGATATTTGATCACAAAAAATGTAAGTTAAAAAATCAACATGTTTAAACCTGAAATCGATTACAAAAGAAACATAACAAGGGAATTTAATGTATACTTCCCAATAGCAGTGAAAACGTGACAGCAGCTGTGACCAAGATTTCTAACACACCACCACCACACTGATAATACTTAAGTTTAACCCAGAAACCAAAAATCCGAAATCCGATGAACAAAGAAAccgagaaaaaaaaaaaggggtaaaATTAGTCCTGCCTCGTATCACAGTTAGTTTCGCTTCTACAAGCCTCGATTTAAGCATCCTCAAGAAAAGATGTAGTGAAAACCGAAAAAGTTCAAATGCTACAACAGCAAAGGTATATATGTCTATTTTCCTGGCCTAATTCTCAGAACTACCTCCGCCCTCACTTACAATTTTTCCAAATGCCTTGGCAAGAGTTACAATAGCCCGACTTTAGCGATCACTTTTCTCGTCTACTTCTTCTTCTTTGATTTGGAAGCCGACTGAGTGTAAGCAGTTCCCTGAAAATTATGACGACCAAAACCAGAAAATTGTCAGTAACACTCCTATAGAGATCATTATTTGATGAAGTCCCATGGTGAACTCATGAATAACCTCAATCATATCCATTGAATAAACAGATAACGAGCTCTTGGGGACGAAAGTAGTGAAAAGAAAATCTAGCTAAAATAGAAAGAATGGgaagtgatgatgatgatgatgtgatGCAGAAGCCAAGACATAACCTGAAGCCATTCATCCAGTGAAGCATCGGGAGCCCTGGTCCCAACTTCCACCTTTGGAGCCCTCTTAGTTTTCTAGCAAAATAAATAAGTCAAAACAAATTAGCTTTATTCTACAAAAAGAAGCAAAAAACACATAAAGTAACACTGCAAATTAAAGCTTTCTTCAATTTAAGAACAAAATATCAcggatatttaacattttcacagCAAAACAGCTTGCTGAAAACTTGAAATAGGTCATGAATGCTAGAAACCTAGGCAATGTTGATTTCCTTACATGTATGCATGAATGTGCTCTTTTAATTTCTATCAGCAAAAGCCTTGTTAGATCGATCTTATAATAACTGGATACTGCAGCGAATTAATATAACAATAGCAAGGTAGCACAACTACAATACCTTGGTGATACGCTGAAATTGACCATGAAGCCACAAACCAAGGAGAACAAGAAGTGCAATCCCAAGGGTAACAAGGAAAACGGACTCAACACTGAGGAAACCACCAGCCTCAACAACTTCAATGGTACCATTATAGAATGTACTTTGGTATGGTTGCTGATCAATATCATAGATAATCGAACCCACAAGATCAAAAGTTCCAGGCTGCAGCAAAATTCTGGATGTGTAAGCTCTACCGCAAGACTGTAATTCTCACAGAGAATTTATATACAGTACCAAGGCTCACAGAGTAATCATTTACCTGTAAGAACTTGCTAACAGCAAATACGTAAGGGAAAGTAGCTTGAACTGAAGGGGGTACAGTAGCATTGTTGAAAGCCTACATTAACACAGACACATTCAGTTCCAGAATCTACAAGGAAACATCACAAGGCAGCTTTCATGCAACAACATAAGCTGTAAAACTCCAAAATTACAAGGAGCATGACCAACTTTGTACCAACAGAGAGCCTTGAGATCTTTTTCAAATAAAGCGGCAAAGTTTTGATAATGAagtaggcaaaaaaaaaaaaaaaaaaaacagcgcAGCATTATTATTGCAAAACAACCAGTTAGAACATGAATGCCTTACATGCTCAATTTCATATCTGAAAATCATTGTAAGGTCTACAATTAAAAGTTAAAGATACAGCAAAATCTACACTAGTACCAAACCCTCTGCTAAAGTTTCTTAAACTGAGATATAAAACTTCTCAGTGCAAGTTCAACACCCCTCCACCATATTAACAAGCACTGGTTAAAATAATTGACTCTACTATAAGACTATAACTGTTATAGCCTATTAGTGAGGGAAGCAGTTACAAATGAAACACAAACTAGTGTCGCAATGCATAAAACTCAGATTATTGACCATATGTTTGACAATGGATATTTAAAACATCCAATAAAACACCATATCAACATGAGAACATGCATGTTTCAATGCTCTTGGGGTTAAGCTGGCTTGTCAAGCTTCAAGTAATGAAGGCTGAAATAGAGAATAACTCTTTAGTTATTATTAGGTATCTTATAGGCAATGATCTAGCAGTATGAGGCTTGGGGCACCTAATAACTGAAATTAAAACCCTTTGTGTGCTAGCTTTGCTAGGTTAGGAAGAGATAATGTTTCTACTTGGTGGCAACAACCACTGAATAGTACTGGTCACTGGCTTTGTCCTGATGATGGTATTATTAATAAATGACCATACAACCGCACTCTTTTTCCACTCTTCatttagaatagtggtttttTAGTGGGgcacatttttcattaaaaaaccaGTGAATgctaaattgtattttataaaacaaactcattgaatgattaattttatttataaaaactaaaGGGCTAGATACTAAATTATGCAAAGCTCTTCAGTTAGGAAATAATAGAAATTAATCAAAATGAAAACTGAACTAACTAATGAATCAGGAGTATTTGAAAATGTTAAACCAGAACAATATCAAGAAATTCTATGATTACCACTGCTGTAAGATTTTGAACAAGCATACGATGATCAAAAGGAAGATGAACACTGGCTTTGATAGCAATGACATTCACAGGTGACTCCCCTGCAATTTAAAGAAGTAAGCTATGCATAAGATTGAAGGAAACCTCACATGGCTAACAGAAAAGACTAAGCATTTAAGCATAGTCAACTACGGAAAGATAAACTGTGTGTTGCTATCTCAACACAGTAAAAACAAACTTCATTGTAAAATATATATCAGCAAAGAAGTGAAGGCAAATTATTACCAATATTTTCCATCCCAACGAGGAGCTCAGTCTGTTCTCCAGCCAGAACCACTGTCCAAGATTAGCCAAAAAAACAATACACATCACTctcaaaatcataaaacattGAAATCAGAGATGCGGCTCCAAAAAGTTCTTACATTTGGCACTATTTTTGGGGAAAACGCAAACAGTTTTAACTTCAGGAGCTGAACTGTAATTAGGATCACCAAAATCCTGAACATCCTCCCCAACAATACCGAGATCACCTCCTTCAACAGCTTCTGCAACATCTGCCTCTGCTTCTGATTGACACCTAGCAACTATCACAGAAAAGAAAACCCATGTGAAGccataattttaaaacaaaatgaaaatttatttatttatttagtaatttaccaaaaaaaaattaaaaagtaaacaaaattaatacaacaaaCAGATCCGACATCCGGAAATAACTGCTTTAATAATGTTATTGAAAAGGACACCAAACTCCAAAGTACTTGCCAAGGCCCTAGTACTCTTTCCTTTCATTTTCCAAGAGCAAACCTAAACTGTATTTCTAAAACAGCCACTAAAATGCCAGTAAGAACAGATATCAAGAAGATACCTAAgcttctttcaaaaaaattcaatcgAACTTTCATAACCACCGCCATGCAACGCAACAATgaatttaaaaacaaagaaatcacTTCAAAATGTCACTATCAAATcataaatctagaaaaaaaaaaccaatctcACATGGATGTTAAAAAAAAAAGCGAAAGAAATGATACTAAAGGAAAACGAATCCAATTGCTTCTCATTTAAACAGATCAAAGCAATCGCAGTAAGCAACTAAGCATTAAATCCAAAAAGCAACATAGAAACTCCACAAAATGAAACGAATCGGTAAGCATAAATACCTAATTATAGATCTTAAATATAACAAAACAAGTAAAAAcagatcaagaaaaaaaaattacaaacctTGAAGGAAAGGAGATGCGAGGAAGAGGAGAGCAAAGAAGAAAACGCTGAAAATTTTCATCGCCATTTCAGAGATTTTTTTTTTCCGTCAAatgagaaataagaaaaataaattaatcggTGTTAGAAACGACAAGTAGATGAAGGAGGGACCGCGGGTTTTAATCCAACGGCTATAAATGACAGAGAGCTCGGCCGAACGAACATTCTCCGTTGGATCTTTGGTCAATTGTGTGCTTTTAAATAATATACAACTACTTCTCCACCACCCTTTTGTTCATTTGCGCTTGCAGAAAAATCAAATATAGCACGACGCCGTTTTAGTGCTgacttattttttcatttataatttatttatttttattatagataAAATTGAGATTTAAATATCTTGATATTTTAGGTTGAAATATcataatttatgaatttattttaggtttcaattattttttataatttttaaataaaatgtaaaatgagtttttaaATCATTCCTTTAACTAATTGATGTTAagttaattgtattttaaattattaaaaattattattactaaattattgcaggtaaaaaaaatttgtttagcaaatgtatttataaaaattttatattaaatacaaAAGAAGGTTTAGTTAAAATGGTACTAGATTTGATCATGGGTTGGATTGGATTGGATTCGGGTCGGATcgatataaaattttagattcgGGTTCAGATTGATTCGAAAAATGGgtctaaatttttttccaaatccAGTCTAGATAAAAAATACTAAACTTGAGTTCGATCCGGCCCTCCcgtattaaaaaattttatatatttttatataaaaataaatataaaaaatataatacatcaaatactttaaaattattaaaaataaatgttttccaacAAATGTATTATAGTTGCAACTTAGCAAACAAATATTTCTAAAGTAATAGCAAAATTAATactaaaacaagagttatacaatatccaaataataacacaaaatagtaccaatataatagcaaaattgcagcaaaaaagaaatagaaaaaatttaGCCAGATTTAGACCGACTCGGGCAAAAAAAAATCTTACTCGAGGCTCGACCAATTTTGAAAATGGGCTTTAtttttgtccaagcctatttttcgagcctatatttttcttaaatccTCCCACTTTTCAAGTAGACCTTCGAGCCTAGGCGGATGGCTCAGCTCATGATCAGATCTAAATGGTAAGTTTGGATGTATGTGATCATCTTGACAAACTTTGTTGAGGATTTATCCAAGGTTCTACTTCTGACACGAGGAGAGTGAAACTTGTAAATTGGGATACTATTTGCTTATCGTTGGATTGAAAGAAATGCTCGACAAGAATTTGGTGTTGCTTGCGAAACTTGGATGAAGGTTGGTTACAAAAGTTGAAAATTTAGTGGCGCTACTTTGTAAGGTCTAATTTAGAAATgcttctcaaaaatattttctagACAAAAGCATTCCTAAACAATGTGTTTTTTAGATAAAAATTACTTCTCCCAAATCAAAAATtggtcaaaaaatatttttttcagaagctgaaaattttaacttctcgCCAAAAACGCTTTTAATAAACATTTCTAAATTAGGCCTAAATCAAACTAGAATTTGTTTGAGGTTGAATCCTCTCCTCAATCCTATCACTTAAAGTTTAGTGTCTTAGCATGTAGGACATTTACACAATCTTTCTGATTTCGATATGTGCAGCATTTGTGGTATAGATCGGGAGAGCGTGTTGTATGTCTTAAGGGACTAGTGGATGGCCAAATATGTTTGGAGAAATCTGTTAGGAACTGATCTATATTCCTTACTCTTTTCTTTAACAATTGACGAATGTTGGAAGTTCAACTTGGTTGATTGCAGGTACAAACTGGTTGGACATTGCAGCTAGCCAGTGTTCTTTGCAACCGTTTGCTGGGGAGTCTAGAGGTGGTGAAATGAGTTAGTGACATTGAACAATCGATTGCCGGTGGATGTTAAAATGAAGTTAACATATCACAACTTGAATGAAAATCAAGTTATGGTGGTTGTTGGTTTATGCAAAGTTCAAAAGGAGGTGCTTCTTGGTTGGGAGAAACTAGCTGcgagttggatgaaattgaataccGATGGCAAGAATAAAGTTGCAGGTGCTGGTGAAGGGGATATTGCTCTCTTCTAACAAGCCTTGTATAGCCCAATTATTGAGGGGATATTGATCAcgattagaggtgtgcatgggccgggttACCCGGCCCGGCCCGAGGGCCCGCTCATAAATTGAGAGGGTTCGGATAAAAATATAGActtgaaatatgggtttgggcaaaaaaatgaggcccgtttagaaaacgggtcgggcctcgAGTAAACTttttgggcccggcccgaattatatactaaatttttaatcacatttacattttattttcaattttaatatagccactttttattatattttcaatttgtgtattattttaagaattgttttagtctcattttttatttgttttttgttttaatattttttaatatttttaaatatatttaatttattatattttaatttttttatttaatgaaataaactaaaaaaattaacatggGCCGGGTCGAGCCGggtttggacaaatttttaggctcatatttcgggccgggccaaaTCGAGGCCtagaaaacgggcctaaaattttgtttgggcccagcccagcccatgcacacctctaatcacgattccttatctttattttttttgatacaatacttAGAATTCCCCATAACTCTTTTCCAATGCGTTTCAACAGTCTCGAAGCCACACAACAGTCTCGAAGCCACATACTCTTGCACTAGCAACAATATCGATACCAACTTAGTTAAAACTCAATTAACTTATAAAGCTCATTTTTGTTGCCCTTAATTTACTATTatcttattaaaaagaaaaagagaactaATCTGCGTTTGAATTTAAGCTTTAATCGTTTTGATACTAGAATTatccttatttaaattaattaacatattagGAATAATATTAATCttttttaaattagtttaattggttgaaatataaattttgtttCTTGATGATATAATATTTGGTCAGTGAATTTGGTAACTAGGTTCAtcttggtatttatatatattttttgtttaatttggtacttgaacttgacaaCTAGGTTCATCTGGGTACCTAatcttgaaaaatataaaagttcaaTGATGCAACATAATCTCAAAGTGTCACATTcggtattttaataattgaacAAGTGGTTGAGCAGGTTAGACTATCGGTTCCAGATTCAACCGGTTTGATTGATTCGATTGCTTgacaaacaataattaaaaattcaaaatatctagatatattcaaaaaaaattgtcaaattggtTCAACCTATTTAATTGTCAATTTTTGTCtcggtttttttatttttactaatttcaagTAATTTTCGAGTCAATCAATTCAAGCCCTTTGTTCGACCTATTATATCGGTCAGTTCTAAATCCGTCCAATTCGATCATGTTCTAGTAAAATTGGTCATATCATCAAATCTTGAAAAAATCCCAATTCAGGGACTAAAATTGATCTAGTTGCTAAGTTCAATAATCAAAGTAGACCCAAAAAAGTACAAATACCAAAATAGACTTACTTACTATGTTCAGGtgtcaaaaattatattatccttttgtttctttagttGAATGAATATAAGGTAATAGTActattttactaattaatttttttaattacaaataaaaataaataaaattataaaattatactaAGAGTGAAAGCtatgaaaatagagaaaaaaaatgaaacaaaacaataatgtataaaatgttaaaatttattaactaataaataattaaataataaaaacctatttatattaactaattaattaaaaaaaggcaATACAATTTTATCACACATGTATATTTGTGGAAACCACATAGTACTAAAcaataaattattgatttgaaCGTAGTAAATGATAACGAAATCATACATTACTATTGATAATGTAAGATAACTTGATCCAAATGTTATATAAGGctatatttgataaattgaaaaattaagtgtGGCATTTAAGTTATAATGTCCGtttgaatataatttaattatttgatgaaagataatataatcttaaatgaattagaaataataaaaaataattgaatttattcTCTATATCTATTTATCATTTTCTGTATTTTTTAGTTGTTTTCATAGTGGGTTATCAAatgtgtttaaaaaaaattaagttgctgaaaatattaattaggcataatattttatttgaccCTCCAGCTTTATAAAGAAGTTATTTTagtcattcatttaatttttcgccTTTTTTTAACAATTGAACTTGCGTTATTTGTTTAATCACCTTAATATAAATAGAAAAGTTAATATCTTTTAACTTTGCTAACGTGGCGTATGTCAcatcaacaattaattttttaaaataaaaaattataaaaattcaaaattaaactttaaaattactaaaaacataaattttatttaatcataaaaattataataatattctatgctttttagaattttaaaaaaataaataattgctGACGTGGCATATATATCTATATAGATGTCATGTCTAGaaagttaataaatattatttttccatCTATCTCAATGTCTTTTGACAAAAAATTATTAGTTTAGgggttaaaatgattttatttttataaagttagaaagtcaaataaattattataccttataattatttatctaattataattgaataaaatttttcaattcccattaaattcctaaaaataaaagtgtaaaagtaaATCTTATATTTTGACAAAGTATAAGGACCAAGAGCAAAATTACACCTTAATATTATGAAGTTTAAATGTACGGTCATTGTCACTACAGATTCAGGGAAGATTCAGATCAGTTTCTTCATCTCACATTATTCATCACTTGTGTTAAACCACGTGGCAGGATTATACTATGGTAGGTACAAAGATAGCTAAAGAAAATCTAGCCAGCACAACTGAAACGACATCGTTTGTCCCTTAGCCGTTATCAACTCCTCGAAGGGCAAAGTCAGGGACATTTATGGAAAACGGAACCACCATGTTCAGATAAATGTCAACCCCAGCGGTCCTCATTCGCGTGACAACACGCTCCTTTTGATCCAAAAGTATTTAGTTGGTACCTAATTTTTTTATACCTATTTagtaattgaatttctattccaTCACACGCATTGCCCCAATTTATTAAACAGAGTTAAATTTTTAAGTGTTAACATATAGTCTTCCCTT from Gossypium hirsutum isolate 1008001.06 chromosome A04, Gossypium_hirsutum_v2.1, whole genome shotgun sequence includes:
- the LOC107949083 gene encoding translocon-associated protein subunit alpha; translation: MAMKIFSVFFFALLFLASPFLQVARCQSEAEADVAEAVEGGDLGIVGEDVQDFGDPNYSSAPEVKTVCVFPKNSAKLVLAGEQTELLVGMENIGESPVNVIAIKASVHLPFDHRMLVQNLTAVAFNNATVPPSVQATFPYVFAVSKFLQPGTFDLVGSIIYDIDQQPYQSTFYNGTIEVVEAGGFLSVESVFLVTLGIALLVLLGLWLHGQFQRITKKTKRAPKVEVGTRAPDASLDEWLQGTAYTQSASKSKKKK